A window of Pseudomonadales bacterium contains these coding sequences:
- a CDS encoding ABC transporter ATP-binding protein, translated as MTPLLEVDRLEVSLGRTPLLRQLSFTLQAGERLGIVGESGAGKSMLAHAVMNLLPPPAHISSGALRFMQQDLRTLDPAALHRLRGRQMAMIFQDPMMTLNPLLTIGTQLTECLTHPPAGVERISARAARVRAIEALQEVRIPAAASQLQAYPHQLSGGMRQRVAIAIALLHRPALLIADEPTTALDVTIQAEILALLTELCTAQRMALMLITHDLAVLAETTDHTLVLYAGEAVETAPTRALIERPRHPYSRALLDALPQRATPGQPLRALGGSMPTASALPSGCAFHPRCPQRMSVCPQQPPQWQGTAPDRQRRCHLPIEVDG; from the coding sequence ATGACGCCACTGCTCGAGGTCGACCGATTGGAAGTGAGCCTGGGTCGCACGCCGCTGCTGCGACAGCTCAGCTTCACTTTGCAAGCGGGCGAGCGCCTCGGCATCGTCGGCGAGAGTGGCGCCGGCAAGTCGATGCTGGCCCATGCAGTGATGAACCTGCTGCCGCCGCCGGCGCATATCAGCAGCGGCGCGCTGCGCTTCATGCAGCAGGATCTGCGGACACTCGACCCAGCGGCGCTGCATCGCCTGCGCGGCAGGCAGATGGCGATGATCTTTCAGGATCCGATGATGACGCTGAATCCGCTGCTGACCATCGGCACCCAGTTGACCGAATGCCTGACCCATCCGCCAGCGGGGGTCGAGCGCATCAGCGCCCGGGCGGCCCGCGTCCGCGCCATCGAGGCGCTGCAGGAAGTGCGGATTCCTGCGGCCGCCAGCCAGTTGCAAGCCTATCCGCATCAGCTCTCCGGCGGCATGCGCCAACGGGTGGCGATCGCCATCGCGCTGCTGCATCGGCCGGCCCTGCTGATCGCCGACGAACCGACCACTGCGCTCGATGTGACCATCCAGGCCGAAATTCTGGCGCTGTTGACCGAACTCTGCACCGCACAGCGGATGGCACTGATGCTGATCACCCACGACCTCGCCGTGCTGGCCGAGACCACCGACCACACGCTGGTGCTCTATGCCGGAGAGGCGGTCGAAACCGCGCCGACCCGCGCCCTGATCGAACGGCCACGCCACCCCTACAGCCGCGCCCTGCTCGATGCGCTGCCGCAGCGGGCCACGCCCGGCCAACCGCTGCGCGCCCTGGGTGGCAGCATGCCGACCGCCAGCGCCCTGCCCTCTGGTTGTGCCTTTCATCCACGTTGCCCGCAGCGCATGTCGGTCTGCCCGCAACAGCCACCGCAGTGGCAAGGCACTGCGCCTGATCGACAGCGCCGCTGTCACCTGCCGATCGAGGTCGATGGATGA
- a CDS encoding ATP-binding cassette domain-containing protein codes for MSDPLALLSLTAIEQRFTSGSGLQRRTIRAVDGVSLQIRPGEVLGLVGESGCGKSTLGRIAVGLTAPASGEVRYRGQPIRQLHGDDWQQFRRRVQMVFQNPHASLSPRLRIEAQLLEPIRWHHPTASAAEHRQQLESLMAAVGIDTAWRQRYPHQLSGGQKQRIAIARALTTTPELIVADEPVSALDLSVQAQVLNLLLELRASRGLTYLFISHDLAVVRHIADRVAVMYLGTLCELAPAATLFSAPRHPYTQALLQAIPRLDRDRPNPPRLAAELPNPGTTLIGCPFHSRCPQAQALCRQQRPALRQIAAEHQVACHLLE; via the coding sequence ATGAGCGACCCCCTTGCGCTGCTCAGCCTGACCGCCATCGAACAGCGCTTTACCAGCGGCAGCGGTCTGCAGCGTCGCACCATCCGGGCGGTCGATGGCGTCTCGCTGCAGATCCGCCCCGGCGAGGTGCTGGGACTGGTCGGCGAGAGCGGCTGCGGCAAATCGACGCTGGGGCGCATCGCCGTCGGCCTGACCGCGCCAGCGTCCGGCGAAGTCCGCTACCGTGGCCAGCCGATCCGGCAACTGCATGGCGATGACTGGCAGCAGTTCCGCCGGCGGGTGCAGATGGTGTTCCAGAATCCGCACGCCTCGCTCTCGCCACGGCTGCGGATCGAAGCCCAACTGCTGGAGCCGATCCGCTGGCACCACCCCACTGCCTCTGCGGCGGAACATCGGCAGCAGCTCGAAAGCCTGATGGCCGCGGTCGGCATCGACACCGCCTGGCGCCAGCGCTATCCACACCAGCTCTCCGGCGGTCAGAAACAGCGCATCGCCATCGCCCGCGCCCTCACCACCACGCCCGAACTGATCGTCGCCGATGAGCCGGTCTCGGCACTCGATCTGTCGGTGCAGGCCCAGGTGCTCAACCTGCTGCTGGAGCTGCGGGCTTCACGCGGACTGACCTACCTCTTCATCAGCCACGACCTTGCAGTGGTGCGCCACATCGCCGACCGGGTGGCGGTGATGTATCTCGGCACCCTGTGCGAACTGGCCCCGGCCGCGACGCTGTTCAGCGCCCCACGCCATCCCTATACCCAGGCACTGCTGCAGGCGATTCCACGGCTCGACCGCGACCGCCCCAACCCACCGCGCCTCGCTGCCGAACTGCCCAACCCCGGCACGACCCTGATCGGCTGTCCATTTCACAGCCGCTGTCCGCAGGCGCAGGCGCTCTGCCGGCAGCAGCGTCCAGCCCTGCGCCAGATCGCGGCAGAGCATCAGGTCGCCTGCCATCTGCTGGAGTGA
- a CDS encoding histidine phosphatase family protein has product MTRELLLMRHAKSDWPPDVADFNRPLTKRGRADSQKMADWLQAQQLLPELVIASTAARAAETCQLLCARLELPPTRLRWEPRIYEATPTTLLTRLHTTPSSCRRLLLIGHNPGLEQLLLTLAQDQIAMRADGKLMTTAAIARIQLDCDWSEVRAKCGRLITLVRPKEIEQDS; this is encoded by the coding sequence ATGACCCGCGAACTGCTGCTGATGCGCCATGCCAAATCGGACTGGCCGCCCGATGTCGCCGACTTCAACCGTCCGCTGACCAAGCGCGGCCGTGCCGACAGCCAGAAAATGGCCGACTGGTTGCAAGCACAGCAGCTGCTGCCGGAACTGGTCATCGCCTCCACGGCGGCACGCGCGGCCGAGACCTGCCAACTGCTCTGCGCCCGGCTTGAACTGCCGCCGACCCGGTTGCGCTGGGAGCCACGCATCTATGAAGCCACCCCGACCACCCTGCTGACACGGCTGCACACCACCCCTTCCAGCTGCCGGCGACTGCTGCTGATCGGACACAATCCAGGGCTTGAGCAACTGCTGCTGACGCTGGCGCAGGATCAGATCGCCATGCGCGCCGATGGCAAACTGATGACCACCGCAGCCATCGCCCGGATTCAGCTCGACTGCGACTGGAGTGAAGTGCGTGCGAAGTGCGGCCGGCTGATCACCCTGGTCAGGCCCAAGGAGATCGAGCAGGACTCCTGA
- a CDS encoding DUF1614 domain-containing protein has product MFLGPPGCLALLLLFGLLVLVPIFLANAAVTALAKLGLSPGVSLLALIGIVVGGLINIPLYRLPTYLVVDAPAPQLFGLDRLRPQRTTFEEGFMVLAVNVGGCLVPLAIALYELVRLAGAGGGMLLWTVLAVVINVLLCQRLAKLLPGRGVALPPLLPALTAVLCAWILGGEMAAPVAFVAGVLGPLIGADLLNLPRVRQLGAPIASIGGAGTFDGIVLSGLLATLLA; this is encoded by the coding sequence CTGTTCCTCGGCCCCCCCGGCTGCCTGGCACTGCTGTTGCTGTTCGGTCTGCTGGTGCTGGTGCCGATCTTTCTGGCCAATGCGGCGGTGACCGCGCTGGCGAAGCTGGGGCTGAGTCCCGGCGTCTCGCTGCTGGCGCTGATCGGCATCGTGGTCGGTGGGTTGATCAACATTCCGCTGTACCGCCTGCCGACCTATCTGGTGGTGGATGCGCCGGCACCGCAACTGTTTGGTCTCGATCGGTTGCGTCCGCAACGCACCACCTTTGAAGAGGGCTTCATGGTGCTGGCGGTCAATGTCGGCGGCTGTCTGGTGCCGCTGGCCATCGCGCTCTATGAGCTGGTGCGACTGGCCGGTGCCGGCGGCGGGATGCTGCTGTGGACAGTGCTGGCAGTTGTCATCAATGTGCTGCTCTGCCAGCGGTTGGCGAAACTGCTACCGGGCCGTGGCGTGGCCTTGCCGCCGTTGCTTCCGGCGCTGACGGCGGTGCTCTGCGCCTGGATACTGGGTGGCGAGATGGCCGCGCCGGTCGCCTTCGTGGCCGGGGTGCTGGGGCCGCTGATCGGGGCCGATCTGCTCAATCTGCCCAGGGTGCGGCAGTTGGGGGCGCCGATTGCCAGCATCGGCGGCGCGGGCACCTTCGATGGCATCGTGCTCTCGGGGCTGCTGGCCACGCTGCTGGCGTAG
- a CDS encoding VPLPA-CTERM sorting domain-containing protein, with translation MIQSHRSPLAVASLAASLLLGSSAAMAATSFTYDFESGTVDAEWSMISPGSLAVDTTPSGRKFLGLNDSQNLGFSNDAVKLTLTGLPSYSGFTLSFDLYAIQSLDGNQFGYGPDLIGATATSGSLSLPLLHTTFSNIPSYNQSYPGNFFSSNPAQSGSAEQNSLGYSYFGDSVYQLSFGWGFGQTNAPLEVVFFASGLQGIGDESWGIDNVRIELSGTPAPVPLPPAVWLLGTGLISLAGIARRNT, from the coding sequence ATGATTCAGTCTCATCGCTCACCTCTGGCCGTCGCCTCCTTGGCTGCTTCGCTGCTGCTGGGCAGCTCTGCCGCCATGGCCGCCACCAGTTTCACCTATGACTTCGAAAGCGGCACCGTCGATGCCGAATGGTCGATGATTTCACCGGGCTCGCTGGCCGTCGACACCACCCCGAGCGGCCGCAAATTTCTGGGACTCAATGACAGTCAGAACCTCGGCTTCAGCAATGATGCCGTCAAGTTGACGCTCACCGGGCTGCCCAGTTACAGCGGCTTCACCCTCAGCTTCGATCTCTATGCGATCCAGAGTCTGGATGGCAATCAGTTCGGCTATGGTCCGGACCTGATCGGCGCCACCGCCACCAGTGGCTCGCTCTCCTTGCCGCTGCTGCACACCACTTTTTCCAACATACCAAGCTACAACCAGTCCTACCCGGGCAATTTTTTCTCCAGCAACCCCGCTCAGAGCGGTTCGGCTGAACAGAACAGCCTCGGCTATTCCTACTTCGGCGATTCGGTCTACCAACTCAGCTTTGGCTGGGGATTCGGCCAGACCAATGCACCGCTTGAGGTCGTCTTCTTCGCCTCGGGCCTGCAGGGCATCGGCGACGAAAGCTGGGGCATCGACAATGTCAGGATCGAGCTGAGCGGAACCCCGGCACCCGTACCGCTGCCACCTGCGGTCTGGCTGCTCGGCACTGGCCTGATTTCGCTGGCAGGCATCGCCCGTCGCAACACCTGA
- the ilvD gene encoding dihydroxy-acid dehydratase gives MPSYRSKTSTHGRNMAGARALWRATGVKEEDFGKPIIAVVNSFTQFVPGHVHLQDLGQLVAREIERAGAIAKEFNTIAVDDGIAMGHDGMLYSLPSRELIADSVEYMVNAHCADAMVCISNCDKITPGMLMAALRLNIPAIFVSGGPMEAGKTRLAGKEHHLDLIDAMVMAADPTVSDADAAEVERSACPTCGSCSGMFTANSMNCLTEALGLALPGNGSLLATHADRRELFLQAARRIVELTRRHYEEDDPAVLPRAISNFRAFENAMTLDIAMGGSTNTVLHLLAAAQEGEIDFTMRDIDRLSRKVPNLCKVAPATASYHMEDVHRAGGVMAILGELDRAGLLHTDTTTVHAPTLGDALARWDIVRSGDAAVREFYRAGPAGIPTQTAFSQSTRYPSLDLDRSAGCIRNLENAYSRDGGLAVLFGNIALNGCIVKTAGVDDSLLRFAGPARIFESQESAVAAILDDQLKPGDVVVIRYEGPRGGPGMQEMLYPTSYIKSKGLGKACALLTDGRFSGGTSGLSIGHVSPEAAEGGAIALIEEGDLIEIDIPQRRIQLAVSDAELARRREAMVARGSAAWSPGEVRSRKVSPALRAYALLTTSADRGAVRDLTQLRR, from the coding sequence ATGCCCAGTTACCGCTCCAAGACCTCCACCCATGGCCGCAACATGGCCGGCGCCCGCGCGCTGTGGCGCGCCACCGGCGTCAAGGAAGAGGACTTCGGCAAACCGATCATCGCCGTGGTCAACTCCTTCACCCAGTTCGTGCCGGGCCATGTCCACCTGCAGGATCTGGGGCAACTGGTGGCCAGGGAGATCGAACGTGCCGGCGCCATTGCCAAGGAGTTCAACACCATCGCCGTCGACGATGGCATCGCCATGGGCCATGACGGCATGCTCTACAGCCTGCCGAGCCGCGAGCTGATTGCCGACTCGGTCGAATACATGGTCAACGCCCACTGTGCCGATGCGATGGTCTGCATCTCCAACTGCGACAAGATCACGCCGGGCATGCTGATGGCCGCACTGCGCCTCAACATTCCGGCAATCTTCGTCTCCGGCGGACCGATGGAGGCCGGCAAGACCCGTCTCGCCGGCAAGGAGCATCACCTCGACCTGATCGACGCGATGGTGATGGCCGCCGACCCCACGGTCAGCGATGCCGATGCGGCCGAGGTGGAGCGCTCCGCCTGCCCCACCTGCGGCTCCTGCTCGGGCATGTTCACCGCCAACTCGATGAACTGCCTGACCGAGGCACTCGGGCTGGCGCTGCCCGGCAACGGCAGCCTGCTCGCCACCCATGCCGATCGGCGCGAACTGTTCTTGCAGGCCGCACGGCGTATCGTCGAACTGACGCGCCGCCACTATGAGGAAGATGACCCGGCCGTTCTGCCACGCGCCATCTCCAACTTTCGCGCCTTCGAGAACGCCATGACGCTCGACATCGCCATGGGTGGCTCGACCAACACGGTGCTGCACCTGCTGGCCGCCGCCCAGGAGGGCGAGATCGACTTCACGATGCGTGACATCGATCGGCTCTCGCGCAAGGTGCCGAACCTCTGCAAGGTGGCACCGGCCACCGCCAGCTACCACATGGAGGATGTCCACCGCGCCGGCGGCGTGATGGCGATTCTGGGCGAACTCGACCGCGCCGGACTGCTGCACACCGACACCACCACGGTGCATGCCCCCACGCTAGGTGACGCGCTGGCCCGCTGGGACATCGTCCGCAGCGGCGATGCCGCGGTCAGGGAGTTCTACCGGGCCGGTCCGGCCGGCATCCCCACCCAGACCGCCTTCAGTCAGTCGACCCGCTATCCAAGCCTCGACCTCGACCGCAGTGCCGGCTGCATCCGCAATCTCGAAAATGCCTACAGCCGCGATGGCGGCCTGGCGGTGCTGTTCGGCAACATCGCCCTCAATGGCTGCATCGTCAAGACCGCCGGCGTCGACGACAGCCTGCTGCGCTTTGCCGGCCCGGCCCGCATCTTCGAGAGCCAGGAGAGCGCCGTGGCCGCCATTCTGGATGACCAGCTCAAACCGGGCGACGTGGTGGTGATCCGCTACGAAGGGCCACGCGGCGGGCCCGGCATGCAGGAGATGCTCTACCCGACCAGCTACATCAAATCGAAAGGGCTCGGCAAGGCTTGCGCGCTGCTGACCGATGGCCGCTTCTCCGGCGGCACTTCGGGGCTGTCGATCGGCCATGTCTCGCCCGAAGCCGCCGAAGGGGGCGCCATCGCACTGATCGAAGAGGGTGACCTGATCGAGATCGACATTCCGCAACGGCGCATCCAGCTGGCGGTCAGCGACGCTGAACTGGCGCGCCGGCGCGAGGCGATGGTCGCCCGCGGCAGCGCGGCATGGAGCCCCGGCGAAGTGCGCAGCCGCAAGGTCTCACCCGCGCTGCGCGCCTACGCCCTGCTCACCACCAGTGCCGACCGCGGCGCGGTGCGCGACCTTACTCAGTTGCGGCGTTGA
- a CDS encoding class I SAM-dependent methyltransferase: MSSDPLREAQILRCWNSNAGAWTNAVRQGEIASRRHATDQAIVTAILDHSPGRLLDIGCGEGWLARELVKHSIEVIGIDATAALIEAARQAGGADFRLLDYAQIAAGALDLKVDMAVANFSLLGHESVEKLFGNMPALLNAEGLFIVQTLHPLRVDAETTYRDGWRSGSWQGFSSAFTDPSDWYFRTLQSWTGLFIGNGFRLIELREPLDPRSQQPASLILIGQSAA; the protein is encoded by the coding sequence ATGTCCAGTGATCCACTGCGAGAAGCGCAGATCCTGCGTTGCTGGAACAGCAATGCAGGCGCCTGGACCAATGCAGTGCGGCAGGGCGAGATCGCCAGCCGTCGTCATGCCACCGATCAGGCCATCGTCACTGCCATTCTCGACCACTCACCAGGCCGCCTGCTCGACATCGGCTGCGGTGAAGGCTGGCTGGCGCGTGAACTGGTCAAGCATTCGATCGAGGTGATCGGCATCGATGCCACCGCAGCGCTGATCGAAGCCGCCCGCCAGGCCGGCGGCGCCGATTTTCGTCTGCTCGACTACGCACAGATCGCGGCCGGAGCACTCGATTTGAAGGTCGACATGGCGGTGGCGAATTTTTCGCTGTTGGGCCATGAATCGGTCGAGAAGCTGTTCGGGAACATGCCCGCCTTGTTGAATGCCGAAGGACTGTTCATCGTGCAGACCCTGCATCCGCTGAGGGTCGACGCAGAGACCACCTACCGGGACGGCTGGCGAAGCGGCTCATGGCAAGGCTTCAGCAGTGCCTTCACCGACCCATCCGACTGGTACTTCAGAACCCTGCAGAGCTGGACAGGACTGTTCATCGGCAACGGATTCCGGTTGATCGAGCTGCGTGAACCGCTCGACCCACGCAGCCAGCAGCCAGCGTCACTGATTCTGATCGGTCAATCCGCGGCCTGA
- a CDS encoding dihydrofolate reductase, which translates to MPVIALIAAMANNRVIGRDNQLPWHIAEDLRFFKRMTLGKPLIMGRNTFESLGRPLPGRPHIVISRNPDYQPAGVERAATLEAAIARATELALASSADEIMVIGGAQVYAAALPYARRIYLTLVDAEVAGDTHFPAIDSALWREVSRTAAQARQAHEPDYCFVVLERNEAGLSEPN; encoded by the coding sequence ATGCCCGTCATCGCCCTGATTGCCGCCATGGCGAACAACCGCGTTATCGGACGCGACAACCAGCTGCCCTGGCACATTGCCGAGGATTTGCGTTTTTTCAAAAGGATGACCCTCGGCAAACCGCTGATCATGGGACGCAACACCTTCGAATCGCTGGGTAGACCGCTGCCCGGGCGCCCGCACATCGTCATCAGCCGCAATCCCGACTATCAGCCGGCGGGTGTCGAGCGGGCGGCGACGCTGGAGGCGGCCATCGCCCGCGCCACCGAGCTGGCACTGGCCAGTTCGGCCGATGAGATCATGGTGATCGGCGGTGCGCAGGTCTATGCGGCCGCATTGCCGTATGCGCGGCGCATCTACCTGACGCTGGTCGATGCCGAGGTGGCAGGCGACACCCACTTTCCAGCGATCGACAGCGCGCTGTGGCGGGAGGTGAGCAGAACAGCGGCCCAGGCGCGGCAGGCGCACGAGCCGGACTACTGCTTCGTGGTGCTGGAGCGCAACGAGGCCGGACTGTCTGAGCCGAACTGA
- a CDS encoding TonB-dependent receptor produces MKKTLLAALCALATPALAAPQPELDVLRAEFEQKFQALQADYEARLKALEGRVQAAEAQADQAQAIAQTATASAEQTAQAAPPPSSAFNPDISLILQGAYNDRAGGERPISGFLPAGEHAHAERGFTLEHTELVMSANIDPYLRGYLNLAFLDEEVEVEEAWFQSLQIGHGVTVKGGRFRSGIGYQNEKHPHAWDFADNNLVYEALFGEGLLQDGLQLRWLAPTELFFELGAELAKGQFFPGSEAGGDKNGAGSWAAFAHLGGDVGASHSWRTGLSYLEARPREREGWVDDLNDVEALTLFSGDSKTWLADAVWKWAPNGNPRQRNFTFAAEYFQRDENGDLSCTDNRIEGGACLDVTDAYDSDQSGWYAQAVYQFMPRWRVGTRYSRLSSGSTDFGLNAASLDGDRYHPDRWSLMTDFSPSEFSRFRLQFNRDEVLSGDTDNQLILQYIMSLGSHGAHQF; encoded by the coding sequence ATGAAAAAGACTCTTCTGGCTGCGCTGTGCGCGCTCGCCACGCCGGCGCTGGCTGCGCCACAACCGGAACTCGACGTGCTGCGCGCCGAGTTCGAGCAGAAATTCCAGGCCCTGCAGGCCGATTACGAGGCGCGTCTGAAGGCGCTCGAAGGCCGCGTGCAGGCGGCCGAGGCGCAGGCCGACCAAGCCCAGGCGATCGCGCAGACCGCCACCGCCAGCGCCGAGCAGACCGCCCAGGCGGCGCCGCCGCCGTCGAGCGCCTTCAACCCCGACATCTCGCTGATCCTGCAAGGCGCCTACAACGATCGCGCCGGCGGTGAGCGGCCCATCAGCGGCTTCCTGCCGGCCGGCGAGCATGCCCACGCCGAGCGCGGCTTCACGCTCGAACACACCGAGCTGGTGATGAGCGCCAACATCGATCCCTACCTGCGCGGCTATCTGAACCTCGCGTTTCTGGACGAGGAGGTGGAGGTCGAGGAGGCCTGGTTCCAGAGCCTGCAAATCGGCCACGGCGTCACGGTGAAGGGCGGGCGCTTTCGCTCCGGCATCGGCTACCAGAACGAGAAGCACCCCCACGCCTGGGACTTCGCCGACAACAACCTGGTCTACGAGGCGCTGTTCGGCGAGGGACTGCTGCAGGACGGCCTGCAACTGCGCTGGCTGGCGCCGACCGAGCTGTTTTTCGAACTCGGCGCCGAGCTGGCCAAGGGGCAGTTCTTTCCGGGCTCCGAAGCCGGCGGGGACAAGAATGGCGCCGGCAGTTGGGCGGCCTTCGCGCACCTGGGCGGCGATGTCGGTGCCTCGCACAGTTGGCGCACCGGACTTTCCTACCTCGAGGCCCGGCCGCGCGAGCGCGAGGGCTGGGTGGATGACCTGAACGATGTCGAGGCGCTGACGCTGTTTTCCGGCGACTCCAAGACCTGGCTGGCCGATGCAGTGTGGAAGTGGGCGCCCAACGGCAATCCGCGCCAGCGCAATTTCACCTTTGCCGCCGAGTATTTCCAGCGCGACGAAAACGGCGACCTGAGCTGTACCGACAACCGCATCGAGGGCGGCGCCTGTCTCGACGTGACCGACGCTTACGACAGCGACCAGTCCGGCTGGTATGCCCAGGCGGTGTACCAGTTCATGCCGCGCTGGCGCGTCGGCACCCGCTACAGCCGGCTGTCGAGCGGTTCGACCGACTTCGGCCTGAACGCCGCGAGTCTGGATGGCGATCGCTATCACCCCGACCGCTGGAGCCTGATGACCGACTTCTCGCCGTCGGAGTTCTCGCGCTTTCGCCTGCAATTCAACCGCGATGAGGTGCTTTCCGGCGACACCGACAACCAGCTCATCCTGCAATACATCATGAGCCTCGGTTCCCACGGCGCCCATCAGTTCTGA
- a CDS encoding zinc ABC transporter substrate-binding protein yields the protein MRTLFLSALMSFLLIAPAQAALRVLACEPEWAALTRELAGDLAEVDSATTALQDPHRIEARPSLLAKARRADLLVCTGAELEMGWLPLLQRQAGNGRIQPGQPGYFEGSAQVPLLERPAQLDRAQGDLHAAGNPHVQLDPRRVAKIADALAQRLAQLDPPNAARYAERNADFQKRWQAASERWAEQGARLKGVAVVVHHKSFSYLADWLGLVVVGDLEPKPGVEPSAAHLAALLESLKGHPARMILHAAYQSAQPSAWLSQKAGIAAVELPYTVGGAPGTDDLFGLFEVTLARLLSAAP from the coding sequence ATGAGAACCCTGTTCCTGTCTGCGTTGATGAGCTTCCTGCTGATCGCCCCGGCGCAGGCCGCGCTGCGCGTGCTCGCCTGCGAGCCCGAGTGGGCGGCGCTGACCCGTGAACTGGCCGGCGATCTGGCCGAGGTCGATTCGGCCACCACCGCGCTGCAGGACCCGCACCGCATCGAGGCGCGGCCCTCGCTGCTGGCCAAGGCGCGGCGCGCGGATCTGCTGGTCTGCACCGGCGCCGAACTGGAAATGGGCTGGCTGCCGCTGTTGCAGCGCCAGGCCGGCAACGGCCGCATCCAGCCCGGCCAGCCGGGTTACTTCGAGGGGAGCGCGCAGGTGCCGCTGCTGGAGAGGCCGGCCCAACTCGACCGCGCCCAGGGCGACCTGCACGCCGCCGGCAACCCGCACGTGCAGCTCGACCCGCGTCGCGTCGCGAAAATTGCCGACGCGCTCGCCCAGCGTCTGGCGCAGCTCGACCCGCCCAACGCCGCACGCTATGCCGAGCGCAACGCCGACTTCCAGAAGCGCTGGCAGGCAGCGAGCGAGCGCTGGGCGGAACAGGGCGCGCGCCTGAAGGGTGTGGCCGTGGTGGTGCACCACAAGAGCTTCAGCTATCTGGCCGACTGGCTGGGGCTGGTGGTGGTGGGCGATCTCGAACCCAAGCCCGGCGTCGAGCCGTCGGCAGCGCATCTGGCGGCATTGCTCGAATCGCTCAAAGGCCATCCGGCACGGATGATCCTGCATGCGGCTTATCAGTCCGCTCAACCCTCCGCATGGCTGTCGCAGAAGGCCGGCATTGCGGCCGTGGAGCTGCCTTACACGGTCGGTGGGGCGCCGGGCACGGACGACCTGTTCGGGCTGTTCGAGGTGACGCTCGCGCGCCTGCTGAGCGCCGCGCCATGA
- a CDS encoding metal ABC transporter permease — MSFAAVDFGILLPAFAAGLLVLATHVPLGGEVLRRGIIFIDLAIAQFAGLGIVIASALGFEASGWRMQLAAVLAALTGALLLRALERRAQRHLEALIGVGFVTAACAAIVLMSHDPHAGEHLQELLVGQILWSTWGDLGPLALVTAAVLAAWHDLRLKDSPLGFYGLFAVTVTASVQVVGVYLVFASLIVPALAAGGRFKRGYGIGAAGYALGLLASALFDLPAGAAIVLGLVAVGGFTALVPSITNAISD, encoded by the coding sequence ATGAGTTTCGCGGCGGTCGATTTCGGCATCCTGCTGCCGGCCTTCGCCGCCGGCCTGCTGGTGCTGGCGACCCATGTGCCGCTGGGCGGCGAGGTGCTGCGGCGCGGGATCATCTTCATTGATCTCGCCATCGCGCAGTTCGCCGGGCTCGGCATCGTCATCGCCAGCGCGCTCGGTTTCGAGGCGAGCGGCTGGCGCATGCAGCTCGCCGCCGTGCTGGCGGCGCTCACCGGTGCGCTGCTGCTGCGCGCGCTGGAGCGGCGCGCGCAGCGCCACCTGGAAGCACTGATCGGCGTCGGCTTCGTCACCGCCGCCTGCGCGGCCATCGTGCTGATGAGCCACGACCCGCACGCCGGCGAGCACCTGCAGGAGCTGCTGGTGGGGCAGATTCTGTGGAGCACCTGGGGCGACCTTGGACCATTGGCGCTGGTCACCGCGGCCGTGCTGGCGGCCTGGCACGACCTGCGCCTGAAGGATTCGCCACTCGGTTTCTACGGGCTGTTCGCCGTCACCGTCACCGCATCGGTGCAGGTGGTGGGTGTGTACCTGGTGTTCGCGAGCCTGATCGTGCCGGCGCTTGCCGCCGGCGGGCGGTTCAAGCGCGGCTATGGGATCGGTGCCGCCGGCTATGCGCTCGGCCTGCTGGCGTCGGCGCTGTTCGACCTGCCGGCGGGGGCGGCCATCGTGTTGGGGCTGGTGGCGGTCGGCGGCTTCACGGCGCTTGTGCCTTCCATCACGAATGCCATTTCTGACTGA